A genomic segment from Spinacia oleracea cultivar Varoflay chromosome 3, BTI_SOV_V1, whole genome shotgun sequence encodes:
- the LOC110776916 gene encoding calcium-transporting ATPase 2, plasma membrane-type — MESYLSQNFEVKPKGTSDEVLERWRNLCGVVKNPKRRFRFTANLSKRYEAAAMRRTNQEKLRIAVLVSKAAFQFIQGVTPSDYAVPKEVIAAGYGICADELSGIVEGHDLKKVKAHGGVPGIAEKLCTSTENGITTDPTTISLRQDMFGINKFAETQPRSFWVFVWEALQDMTLMILGVCAFVSLIVGVATEGWPRGAHDGLGIVASILLVVFVTATSDYRQSLQFKDLDKEKKKIAIQVTRNGYRQKMSIYELLPGDIVHLSIGDQVPADGLFVSGFSVLIDESSLTGESEPVMVSEENPFLLSGTKVQDGSCKMIITTVGMRTQWGKLMATLSEGGDDETPLQVKLNGVATIIGKIGLFFAVVTFAVLVNGLIARKWREGSHWYWAGDEALELLEYFAIAVTIVVVAVPEGLPLAVTLSLAFAMKQMMNDKALVRNLAACETMGSSTTICSDKTGTLTTNRMTVVKSCIGLNVKEINRESGLKSELPDSTLKLLIQSIFNNTGGEVVANKKGKHEILGTPTETALLEFALSLGGDFHAERKSSKLIKVEPFNSTKKRMGVVLELPNGGGLRAHSKGASEIVLATCDKVINGNGEVVPLDAERLDHLKVTIDLFANESLRTLCLVYMDLENDAGFTANDPMPTEGYTCIGIVGIKDPVRPGVKESVAICRSAGITVRMVTGDNINTAKAIARECGILTDDGIAIEGPVFREKSMEELEKIIPKIQVMARSSPLDKHTLVKHLRTTFNEVVAVTGDGTNDAPALHEADIGLAMGIAGTEVAKESADVIILDDNFSTIVTVAKWGRSVYINIQKFVQFQLTVNIVALLVNFFSACWTGSAPLTAVQLLWVNMIMDTLGALALATEPPNDELMKRTPVGRQGNFISNVMWRNILGQSFYQFMVIWFLQAYGKALFGLQGPEGDLSLNTLIFNSFVFCQIFNEISSRDMEEIDVFKGILDNYVFVTVISVTLFFQIIIVEYLGTFANTTPLSFMQWFVSIFIGFLGMPVAAGLKMIPV, encoded by the exons atggagAGTTATTTGAGTCAGAACTTTGAGGTGAAACCAAAGGGAACGTCAGATGAAGTGTTGGAAAGATGGAGGAATTTGTGTGGCGTCGTTAAAAACCCAAAGCGTCGCTTTCGTTTTACTGCCAACCTTTCCAAGCGTTACGAAGCTGCTGCTATGCGCCGTACCAATCAG GAAAAATTACGAATTGCTGTTCTAGTTTCCAAGGCTGCATTTCAGTTTATACAGG GTGTAACACCAAGTGATTATGCAGTCCCTAAAGAAGTTATAGCAGCAGGTTATGGTATATGTGCTGATGAATTAAGTGGCATTGTCGAAGGCCATGATTTAAAGAAGGTAAAAGCCCATGGAGGAGTACCTGGCATTGCAGAAAAGCTCTGCACTTCAACTGAAAACGGGATAACCACCGACCCAACCACTATTTCCCTTAGACAGGACATGTTTGGGATCAACAAGTTTGCAGAAACACAACCTCGAAGTTTCTGGGTGTTTGTTTGGGAAGCACTTCAAGACATGACATTGATGATTCTTGGTGTTTGTGCATTCGTCTCTCTAATAGTTGGTGTTGCTACAGAAGGGTGGCCCAGGGGAGCCCATGACGGGCTTGGGATTGTAGCATCCATCTTACTAGTTGTGTTTGTAACTGCAACTAGTGATTATCGCCAGTCTTTACAATTCAAAGATCTTgacaaagaaaagaagaagattgCCATACAAGTTACTAGGAATGGATACAGGCAGAAGATGTCTATATATGAGTTACTTCCTGGTGATATTGTTCATCTCTCTATAGGTGATCAGGTCCCTGCTGATGGGCTTTTTGTGTCAGGATTCTCGGTATTGATTGATGAATCAAGCTTAACCGGAGAAAGTGAGCCTGTTATGGTGAGTGAAGAAAACCCGTTTCTTTTATCGGGTACTAAAGTACAAGACGGATCATGTAAGATGATAATAACAACTGTTGGGATGAGGACACAATGGGGTAAATTAATGGCAACTCTTAGTGAAGGAGGTGATGATGAGACCCCGCTACAGGTGAAACTAAACGGGGTTGCTACCATTATTGGTAAAATCGGACTCTTTTTTGCTGTTGTGACTTTTGCAGTACTTGTAAACGGGTTAATTGCTCGTAAATGGAGAGAAGGGAGTCATTGGTATTGGGCTGGTGATGAAGCATTGGAATTGTTAGAGTATTTTGCTATTGCTGTTACCATTGTTGTGGTGGCTGTTCCTGAAGGGTTACCTTTAGCTGTAACTTTGAGTCTTGCATTTGCAATGAAACAGATGATGAATGATAAGGCTTTAGTCAGAAACTTGGCTGCTTGTGAGACTATGGGTTCATCTACTACTATCTGTAGTGATAAAACCGGGACTCTAACTACTAATCGTATGACTGTTGTCAAATCCTGCATCGGCTTAAATGTCAAGGAAATTAACAGGGAATCTGGGTTGAAATCTGAGTTGCCTGATTCTACATTGAAGCTTCTGATACAATCAATATTCAACAACACAGGAGGTGAGGTTGTTGCGAACAAGAAAGGGAAACATGAAATATTAGGAACACCCACTGAAACCGCTCTGTTAGAGTTTGCTTTATCACTTGGTGGTGATTTCCATGCTGAGAGAAAATCATCAAAGCTTATCAAAGTTGAACCATTCAACTCTACAAAGAAGAGGATGGGTGTTGTATTAGAACTCCCCAATGGAGGTGGTTTAAGGGCCCACAGTAAAGGTGCTTCAGAGATAGTATTAGCTACCTGTGATAAAGTCATCAATGGAAATGGAGAAGTTGTTCCCCTTGATGCAGAAAGATTGGACCATCTTAAGGTTACAATTGATCTGTTTGCAAATGAATCTCTTCGAACTTTGTGTCTTGTTTATATGGATCTTGAGAATGATGCAGGGTTTACTGCAAATGATCCTATGCCTACTGAAGGGTATACTTGTATAGGGATTGTCGGTATTAAAGATCCTGTTAGACCTGGTGTTAAGGAGTCTGTTGCAATATGTCGTTCAGCTGGGATTACTGTAAGGATGGTTACAGGTGATAATATTAATACAGCTAAGGCTATTGCAAGGGAATGTGGTATTCTTACTGATGATGGTATTGCTATAGAAGGTCCAGTTTTTAGAGAAAAGAGCATGGAAGAATTGGAGAAAATCATTCCGAAAATTCAG gTGATGGCACGATCTTCTCCCCTAGATAAACACACACTGGTGAAGCACCTGAGAACAACATTTAATGAAGTCGTGGCAGTAACAGGAGACGGTACAAATGATGCCCCAGCTCTTCATGAAGCTGATATTGGACTTGCAATGGGAATTGCTGGTACTGAG GTGGCTAAAGAAAGTGCTGATGTTATCATTCTAGATGACAATTTCTCTACAATTGTCACTGTTGCTAAATGGGGGCGTTCAGTTTACATTAACATTCAGAAGTTTGTGCAGTTTCAGTTGACTGTTAATATCGTTGCCTTGCTTGTTAACTTCTTTTCAGCCTGTTGGACTG GAAGTGCTCCACTTACTGCTGTTCAGCTTCTATGGGTGAACATGATCATGGACACACTTGGAGCTCTTGCATTGGCTACTGAGCCTCCAAATGACGAGTTAATGAAACGAACACCAGTAGGAAGGCAAGGAAATTTCATTAGTAATGTAATGTGGAGGAACATATTAGGCCAATCCTTTTACCAATTCATGGTAATATGGTTTCTGCAAGCATATGGAAAAGCTTTGTTTGGACTTCAAGGTCCAGAGGGTGACCTGAGCTTAAATACTCTGATCTTCAACTCATTTGTGTTCTGTCAG ATTTTCAACGAAATAAGCTCAAGAGACATGGAGGAAATAGACgttttcaagggaattttaGACAATTATGTTTTTGTTACTGTCATCAGTGTCACCCTTTTCTTTCAAATTATAATAGTGGAATATCTTGGTACATTTGCCAACACAACTCCCCTCAGTTTCATGCAGTGGTTCGTTAGTATTTTCATTGGGTTTTTGGGCATGCCAGTTGCAGCCGGGTTAAAGATGATACCGGTTTAA